The proteins below come from a single Dehalococcoidia bacterium genomic window:
- the pepE gene encoding dipeptidase PepE produces the protein MDLLLFSGGDMRPYRDRVLAEIRASLGGATTLYFAPWALAQHDAVTARVQEAFAPPGVTVIGLHRVADPRAALAEAQALFVGGGNTFRLLKALQTFGLLDLVRRRVEAGDLRYIGASAGANVACPSIRTTNDMPIVQPSSFEALGLLPFQINPHYVEGASSPGGETRDMRIAEFLEENDVAVLGLREGSWLRRRDRTLRLEGVAGAKLFRRGHDPVEVAPGTDLSWLLALTPRFDVGA, from the coding sequence ATGGACCTTCTTCTCTTCTCCGGCGGCGACATGCGGCCCTATCGTGACCGGGTTCTCGCTGAGATCCGCGCCAGCCTCGGCGGCGCCACCACCTTGTATTTCGCGCCCTGGGCGCTCGCTCAGCATGATGCCGTCACCGCCCGGGTGCAGGAAGCGTTCGCGCCGCCCGGGGTGACAGTAATCGGGCTGCATCGCGTCGCTGACCCGCGGGCGGCGCTTGCCGAAGCGCAGGCACTCTTCGTTGGCGGCGGCAACACGTTTCGCCTGCTCAAGGCGCTCCAGACCTTCGGCCTTCTCGACCTCGTGCGGCGGCGGGTCGAAGCCGGCGACCTGCGCTACATCGGCGCGAGCGCCGGCGCAAACGTCGCCTGCCCGAGCATCCGGACGACGAACGACATGCCGATCGTCCAGCCTTCCTCCTTCGAGGCGCTCGGTCTCCTGCCGTTCCAAATCAACCCTCACTATGTCGAAGGGGCGTCCTCGCCCGGCGGCGAGACACGCGACATGCGGATTGCCGAATTTCTCGAGGAAAACGATGTCGCTGTGCTTGGGCTGCGGGAGGGGAGCTGGCTCCGCCGCCGCGACCGCACGCTGCGCCTCGAGGGAGTTGCCGGCGCAAAGCTGTTTCGGCGCGGGCACGACCCCGTGGAGGTTGCGCCGGGCACCGACCTCTCTTGGCTGCTTGCCCTGACCCCCCGCTTCGATGTTGGCGCTTGA
- a CDS encoding DUF1992 domain-containing protein: MYGTLSSPDATLSPRAHRSSPIHREKNYPESLAEQRIREAMERGEFRNLRGRGKPLDFSHDDVVDRDQWAANRVLQNAGILPAWIELAKEIDALQDMIDALEREQQRWLETVFPELRALGPRERERRRAGVEAIQRRYLGRAGGIAEELRLKVARFNLIVPQPFLQKAPIRIERRLEPLLAAYRPVAAALGWPEVALPPPLPLPDFAPGVPQPLFPPRDLAPSDAPASSSDERAAARRLKLLEASRKLRKRRPERGLPLEWLAALNPLSHAADMLRRRRWEELVDPDEE, from the coding sequence GTGTACGGGACGCTCTCGTCTCCTGACGCTACACTTTCCCCAAGAGCGCATCGGAGCAGCCCCATCCACCGCGAGAAGAACTATCCGGAAAGCCTCGCTGAGCAGCGGATCCGCGAAGCAATGGAACGCGGCGAGTTCCGCAACTTGCGCGGGCGCGGCAAGCCGCTCGACTTCAGCCACGATGACGTTGTCGACCGCGATCAATGGGCGGCGAACAGGGTGCTGCAGAACGCCGGGATCTTGCCGGCGTGGATCGAGCTTGCGAAGGAAATCGACGCGCTCCAGGACATGATCGATGCGCTGGAGCGGGAGCAGCAGCGGTGGCTCGAAACGGTGTTTCCGGAGCTGCGCGCGCTCGGACCGCGCGAGCGCGAGCGGCGCCGCGCGGGGGTCGAGGCGATCCAGCGGCGCTACCTCGGGCGCGCCGGCGGGATAGCAGAGGAGCTGCGGCTGAAGGTCGCCCGGTTTAACCTGATTGTGCCGCAGCCCTTCCTGCAGAAAGCGCCGATACGGATCGAGCGCCGGCTGGAGCCGCTGCTCGCCGCCTATCGGCCTGTTGCTGCTGCACTCGGCTGGCCTGAAGTCGCTCTCCCTCCGCCGCTTCCGCTGCCGGACTTTGCTCCGGGCGTTCCGCAACCGCTCTTCCCGCCGCGCGACCTGGCCCCGAGCGACGCGCCTGCGTCCAGTTCCGACGAGCGCGCGGCTGCCCGCCGCCTCAAGCTTCTCGAAGCGAGCCGCAAGCTGCGGAAGCGGCGGCCGGAGCGAGGCCTGCCGCTCGAATGGCTTGCCGCGCTCAATCCGCTCAGCCATGCTGCCGATATGCTGCGCCGCCGTCGGTGGGAAGAGCTCGTTGACCCCGACGAGGAGTAG
- a CDS encoding DNA polymerase III subunit alpha: MAEFAHLHVHTEYSLLDGLCRIPVLMDRTRELGMNAIALTDHGALYGAVQFYTEAKARGIKPIIGVEAYVAPNRHTDKTAADKNPFHLVLLAKDLTGYRNLLALTTAAWVDGFYYKPRIDRELLARHRAGLICLSACPSGEVLRAIHEGRSEDAIATIGWYREVFGEDYFLEVQRHDMPAFARAYAELVDLGRALGVPLVATNDLHYVYAEDHEAQDLLICIQTNAQVSDEKRMRMEAQSFYLKSPAEMAAAFSGLEDALRNTLVIADRCNLTLDFDRVKLPEVERPAGMSADDYLAKLCWERLPRRYGGQLPPRVRERLEMELGVIRATQFANYFLVVDDILTFARERGILYGVRGSAAASIVLYALGITSIDPIEKGLVFERFLNIERKEMPDIDMDFQDDRRSEVIEYVVKKYGRDRVAQIITFGTLGAKAAIRDVGRAKGLPYSFVDRVAKLIPQQLHMTIDRAIAENPELKALIDQDPAVRDLVTMAKQLEGITRHASTHAAGVVISDEPLIRNVPLQRPAKGDESSILVTQFDMDAVAKIGLLKLDFLGLINLSVLARCRALIEQTTGQPFDLSAIPQDDPKTFELLSAGETSNVFQLESQGMRRYIKELKPQSIAEIMAMVALYRPGPMAHIPRYIDAKHGRAPVTYLHPVLEPILKETYGVIVYQDQVLHIVRAVAGFSLGKADIFRKAMGKKNPEVMRAQREEFRQGALANGFSAELADQIFDLIEPFAGYAFNKAHSACYAELAYQTAYLKANYPAQYLAAVLSAHLDMTDKIASTVAESKRLGLEVLPPDVNRSGVAFTIEGERAIRFGLGAIKNVGVGAAEAIVAARGDTPFASLEEFCRRVDPRVVNKRVLESLIKAGACDSFGDRGSLLAGIERILAFAQRQQKLREAGQATMFDLFGAEVPVPQPTIELPVAPVSGREKLQWEKELLGVYLSEHPFAAVASDRSLDATPCGAITEEHVGQTLLVAGMVTSVRTLFTRDRRPFCTAVLEDLIGSIEVTVWADVYERTKDLWVDGTIVTARGRVRSRDDRLSFVVDTAARYQPGVSEEFTDLAPKRTRVRIEFRERGNPVEDCQRFDSLMSLLQQHAGDDPVQVIVAAQRSKVVLQLPTIRGVTMTADLRASLDDLVGPDAVSLTPIDLVPLDPDSSGRNGRGLKKAG; encoded by the coding sequence GTGGCCGAGTTCGCGCATCTGCACGTTCATACCGAGTATTCGCTGCTCGACGGGCTCTGTCGGATCCCCGTGCTGATGGACCGCACGCGCGAACTGGGGATGAACGCGATTGCGCTGACCGATCACGGCGCGCTCTACGGCGCGGTGCAGTTTTACACCGAAGCGAAAGCGCGGGGGATCAAGCCGATCATCGGAGTTGAGGCCTATGTCGCCCCGAACCGCCACACCGATAAGACGGCAGCCGACAAGAACCCCTTCCACCTTGTCCTCTTGGCGAAAGACCTGACCGGCTATCGCAACCTCCTCGCCCTCACTACCGCTGCGTGGGTAGACGGGTTCTATTACAAGCCGCGCATCGACCGCGAGCTGCTGGCTCGTCATCGCGCCGGGCTGATCTGCCTCTCAGCCTGCCCGAGCGGCGAAGTTCTTCGCGCCATCCACGAGGGCCGGAGTGAAGACGCCATCGCCACGATCGGCTGGTATCGCGAGGTGTTCGGAGAGGACTACTTCCTTGAGGTGCAGCGCCATGATATGCCGGCGTTCGCGCGCGCCTACGCTGAACTGGTCGACCTCGGACGTGCGCTCGGGGTGCCGCTCGTCGCCACAAACGACCTGCATTATGTCTATGCAGAAGACCATGAAGCGCAGGACCTGCTGATCTGCATCCAGACGAACGCCCAAGTCTCCGACGAGAAGCGGATGCGCATGGAGGCGCAGTCGTTCTATCTGAAGTCGCCGGCGGAGATGGCGGCAGCGTTCTCTGGGCTCGAGGACGCGCTCCGCAACACGCTGGTGATCGCCGATCGCTGCAATCTCACGCTCGATTTCGACCGGGTGAAGCTCCCGGAGGTGGAGCGGCCAGCGGGGATGAGCGCGGACGATTACCTCGCGAAGCTGTGCTGGGAGCGGCTTCCCCGCCGCTACGGCGGCCAGCTTCCCCCCCGCGTCCGCGAGCGGCTGGAGATGGAGCTGGGGGTAATCCGCGCGACCCAGTTCGCAAACTACTTTCTGGTCGTCGATGACATTCTTACCTTCGCCCGCGAGCGCGGCATTCTCTACGGCGTGCGCGGCAGCGCGGCGGCGAGCATCGTCCTGTATGCCCTCGGCATCACCTCGATCGACCCGATCGAAAAAGGGCTTGTCTTTGAGCGCTTTCTGAACATCGAGCGCAAAGAGATGCCCGACATCGATATGGATTTTCAGGACGACCGCCGCAGCGAAGTGATCGAGTATGTCGTCAAGAAGTACGGTCGTGACCGCGTTGCCCAGATCATCACCTTCGGAACGCTCGGAGCGAAAGCGGCCATCCGCGACGTCGGCCGCGCCAAAGGGCTGCCGTACAGCTTCGTCGACCGCGTGGCGAAGCTGATCCCCCAGCAGCTGCACATGACAATCGACCGCGCCATTGCCGAAAACCCTGAGCTGAAAGCGCTGATCGATCAAGACCCGGCTGTCCGCGACCTCGTGACTATGGCGAAACAGCTCGAAGGGATTACGCGCCATGCCAGCACTCACGCCGCCGGCGTCGTGATCTCGGATGAGCCGCTCATCCGCAACGTCCCGCTGCAACGCCCCGCGAAGGGAGATGAGTCGTCGATCTTGGTCACCCAGTTTGATATGGATGCGGTTGCCAAGATCGGGCTGCTCAAGCTCGACTTCCTCGGGCTGATCAACCTGAGCGTGCTCGCCAGATGCCGCGCCCTGATCGAGCAGACAACCGGGCAGCCGTTCGATCTCAGCGCGATCCCGCAGGATGACCCAAAGACGTTCGAACTGCTTTCTGCCGGGGAGACGAGCAATGTCTTCCAGTTAGAGTCGCAGGGAATGCGGCGCTATATCAAAGAACTGAAGCCGCAGAGCATCGCCGAAATCATGGCGATGGTGGCGCTCTACCGCCCCGGGCCGATGGCGCACATCCCGCGCTACATCGACGCAAAGCACGGCCGGGCTCCGGTCACCTACCTTCACCCCGTGCTTGAGCCGATCCTGAAAGAGACCTACGGCGTCATCGTCTACCAAGACCAAGTGCTGCACATTGTGCGCGCTGTCGCCGGCTTTTCGCTCGGCAAGGCCGACATCTTCCGCAAGGCAATGGGCAAGAAAAACCCTGAGGTGATGCGCGCCCAGCGCGAGGAATTCCGGCAAGGCGCTCTCGCCAACGGCTTTTCTGCCGAGCTCGCGGACCAGATTTTCGACCTGATCGAGCCGTTCGCCGGATATGCCTTCAACAAAGCGCATTCGGCCTGCTACGCCGAACTCGCCTACCAGACAGCGTATCTCAAAGCGAACTACCCCGCCCAGTATCTCGCCGCGGTGCTCTCGGCCCACCTCGACATGACCGACAAGATCGCCAGCACAGTCGCCGAAAGCAAACGGCTCGGGCTCGAAGTGCTGCCGCCCGATGTCAATCGCAGCGGCGTCGCTTTTACGATCGAGGGGGAACGGGCAATCCGTTTCGGGCTGGGCGCGATCAAAAACGTCGGCGTGGGCGCCGCCGAGGCGATCGTGGCGGCCCGCGGCGATACCCCGTTCGCATCGCTCGAGGAGTTCTGCCGCCGCGTCGACCCGCGCGTGGTCAATAAGCGGGTGCTCGAATCGCTAATCAAAGCAGGGGCCTGCGACTCCTTCGGCGACCGGGGCAGCCTGCTCGCGGGGATCGAACGGATCCTGGCGTTCGCCCAGCGCCAGCAGAAGCTGCGGGAAGCAGGACAGGCGACGATGTTCGACCTGTTCGGCGCCGAGGTGCCAGTGCCGCAGCCGACGATCGAGCTGCCGGTAGCGCCGGTCTCCGGGCGCGAGAAGCTGCAGTGGGAAAAGGAATTGCTCGGCGTCTATCTCTCCGAGCATCCGTTTGCCGCGGTCGCTTCCGACCGTTCCCTCGACGCCACCCCCTGCGGAGCGATCACCGAGGAGCATGTCGGACAGACCCTGCTCGTGGCCGGCATGGTAACGTCGGTTCGAACGCTCTTCACCCGAGACCGCCGGCCGTTCTGCACGGCAGTGCTCGAGGATCTGATCGGCTCGATCGAGGTGACTGTCTGGGCCGACGTCTACGAACGGACGAAAGACCTGTGGGTCGACGGCACGATCGTCACGGCGCGCGGACGGGTCCGGTCGCGCGACGACCGGCTGTCGTTCGTCGTCGACACGGCGGCCCGCTACCAGCCCGGCGTCAGCGAGGAGTTCACTGACCTCGCGCCAAAACGGACGCGCGTTCGAATTGAGTTCCGCGAACGGGGCAATCCGGTCGAGGACTGTCAACGCTTCGACAGTTTGATGTCGCTTCTGCAGCAGCACGCGGGCGATGACCCGGTCCAAGTCATCGTCGCCGCCCAGCGCTCGAAGGTGGTGCTCCAGCTGCCGACCATCCGAGGCGTCACCATGACGGCGGACCTCCGCGCCAGCTTGGACGACCTTGTCGGCCCAGACGCCGTCAGCCTCACTCCGATCGACCTCGTGCCTCTCGACCCCGACAGCAGCGGACGGAATGGGCGCGGTCTGAAGAAAGCCGGCTGA
- a CDS encoding DUF951 domain-containing protein: MVAIVEIRVGDVVRLRKPHPCGGSDWRVVRVGADIGARCLTCNHRVMIERPVFERRIKAFLSRGPEPPAGG; encoded by the coding sequence ATGGTGGCGATCGTAGAAATCCGCGTCGGCGATGTCGTTCGGCTTCGGAAGCCGCATCCCTGCGGCGGCTCCGACTGGCGCGTCGTCCGGGTCGGCGCCGATATCGGCGCGCGGTGTCTCACCTGCAATCATCGCGTCATGATCGAGCGTCCTGTCTTCGAGCGCCGCATCAAAGCGTTTCTCTCACGCGGTCCTGAGCCGCCGGCAGGGGGGTGA
- a CDS encoding aminomethyltransferase family protein, with translation MELPTFRQQHALGAALAERFGWLVPMDYGDPIAEARAVRERAGLADRSDRGKVRLAGPDRVAFLQALVTNDVSAVAPGRGIYALGLNHKGQIAAEFPILPWGETLLLAVEPEERAFVIGWLRRFKLRRKVEIADVTESIGLLSLVGPAAPAILAAWLGEPLILERDAVAEREWRGAPLLLAGNRDLGEIGYDLYLPSDKTAEAWEALRAAGNPRPFGRTAWEALRIEAGTPRYGPELNESTLPPEAQLETRAISYTKGCYPGQEIVARIKNRGHVNRFLRGLQFDPGPVPAPGAALWAGDRHVGAVTSAALSPTLGLPIALAYLRREVVPGERVRLDDGREATVVELPFRAVAEAVR, from the coding sequence ATGGAGCTACCAACCTTCCGCCAGCAGCACGCGTTAGGAGCAGCGCTCGCCGAGCGGTTCGGCTGGCTGGTGCCGATGGACTATGGTGACCCCATCGCCGAAGCGCGAGCGGTGCGCGAACGCGCCGGGCTGGCCGATCGATCTGACCGCGGCAAGGTCCGGCTGGCCGGACCCGACCGCGTCGCGTTCCTGCAGGCTTTAGTCACCAACGACGTGAGCGCAGTCGCCCCGGGCCGCGGGATCTATGCGCTCGGCCTCAATCACAAAGGGCAGATCGCCGCGGAGTTTCCAATCCTGCCCTGGGGCGAAACCTTGCTTCTCGCCGTTGAGCCAGAAGAGCGCGCTTTTGTCATCGGGTGGCTTCGGCGGTTCAAGCTCCGCCGCAAGGTTGAGATCGCCGACGTGACCGAATCGATCGGGCTCTTGTCGCTCGTCGGCCCGGCAGCGCCGGCGATCCTTGCGGCGTGGCTCGGGGAACCACTCATCCTCGAGCGCGATGCGGTCGCCGAACGAGAATGGCGCGGTGCGCCGCTGCTTCTTGCCGGCAACCGCGACCTTGGAGAAATCGGCTACGACCTCTACCTGCCGAGTGACAAGACAGCAGAAGCGTGGGAGGCCCTCCGCGCCGCCGGCAACCCGCGCCCCTTCGGCCGGACAGCGTGGGAAGCGCTGCGGATCGAAGCTGGGACGCCGCGGTACGGTCCCGAGCTGAACGAGTCAACCCTGCCGCCGGAAGCGCAGCTGGAAACGCGCGCGATCTCGTACACGAAGGGCTGCTACCCCGGGCAAGAGATCGTCGCCCGCATTAAAAACCGCGGGCATGTCAACCGCTTCCTGCGGGGACTGCAGTTCGACCCGGGGCCGGTGCCCGCCCCCGGAGCCGCGCTCTGGGCCGGCGATCGTCACGTCGGAGCGGTGACAAGCGCAGCGCTCTCGCCGACACTCGGCCTCCCGATCGCCCTCGCCTATCTCCGTCGTGAGGTTGTTCCCGGTGAGCGCGTCCGCCTCGACGACGGCCGGGAAGCGACCGTCGTCGAGCTGCCATTCCGGGCTGTCGCGGAGGCCGTCCGATGA
- a CDS encoding cytochrome P450, with protein sequence MGFDPLFRAFRAYHRDKIGFLRALAAEYGDVASLARWPYLVVLLCHPDDVRDVLVTHQQQFVQGPSIRWIKAVLGEGLLGSEGELHRRHRRMMQPAFHRRRIAGYAEAMGRRALHLAACWHDGETIDAARAMMELTLAIVAETLFGADVTGDARELGAAVSIVNAYMAERTVDPFAEIRHRLPFPETRRYRRAVRTLDTAIAALIQQRRATGDTGDLLSMLIAAAADGAMSDRHLRDEVLTLFLAGHETTANLLSWTMMLLAAHPAVAERLEEEVDCVLGDRTPTMDDLPRLRYAEMVLSESLRLYPPVWAMSRRALRDYHVGPYLLPAGSVVVVSPAVTHRDPRWYPDPDRFDPDRWLPEAVAARPKFSFFPFGGGSRQCLGEGFAWLEATIILATLVRRWRFLPVSELPPATEPLVTLRPKGRLLLAVRRRARPLGSAAYRAGDPENARSDAPLLAEAGSEPA encoded by the coding sequence TTGGGCTTCGACCCGCTGTTTCGCGCCTTTCGCGCATACCACCGGGACAAGATCGGCTTTCTTCGCGCGCTCGCCGCTGAGTACGGCGATGTCGCGTCCCTCGCGCGGTGGCCGTATCTCGTCGTCCTGCTTTGCCATCCGGACGATGTGCGCGATGTGCTGGTCACCCATCAGCAGCAGTTCGTCCAAGGCCCGTCGATCCGGTGGATCAAAGCGGTCCTGGGGGAGGGGCTCCTCGGCAGCGAAGGCGAATTGCATCGCCGCCATCGCCGCATGATGCAGCCTGCCTTTCATCGGCGGCGCATCGCCGGCTACGCTGAGGCGATGGGACGCCGCGCTCTTCACCTTGCGGCCTGCTGGCACGACGGCGAGACGATCGATGCTGCTCGCGCGATGATGGAACTAACGCTCGCTATCGTCGCCGAGACCCTGTTTGGCGCCGATGTGACCGGTGATGCCCGCGAATTGGGCGCGGCAGTCTCGATCGTCAATGCCTACATGGCGGAGCGAACTGTTGACCCGTTCGCGGAGATCCGTCACCGCTTGCCCTTCCCTGAGACGCGACGCTACCGCCGCGCCGTGCGCACGCTTGACACGGCCATTGCGGCGCTGATCCAGCAGCGCCGCGCGACGGGAGACACGGGTGACCTGCTCTCGATGCTCATCGCTGCCGCTGCGGATGGCGCAATGAGCGACCGCCATCTCCGCGATGAGGTGCTCACGCTCTTCCTCGCTGGACACGAGACGACGGCCAATCTGCTCAGCTGGACGATGATGCTGCTTGCCGCTCACCCGGCGGTTGCAGAGCGGCTTGAGGAGGAGGTGGACTGCGTGCTCGGCGACCGCACGCCGACGATGGACGACCTGCCTCGGCTGCGCTACGCCGAGATGGTGCTGAGCGAGTCGCTCCGTCTCTATCCGCCGGTCTGGGCGATGTCGCGTCGGGCGCTCCGCGACTATCACGTCGGGCCCTATCTGCTGCCGGCCGGCTCGGTCGTTGTCGTCAGCCCGGCGGTCACCCACCGCGACCCCCGCTGGTACCCCGACCCTGACCGCTTCGACCCCGACCGCTGGCTCCCCGAGGCGGTAGCCGCGCGGCCGAAATTCAGTTTCTTCCCCTTCGGCGGCGGCTCGCGGCAATGCCTCGGCGAGGGGTTTGCTTGGCTTGAGGCGACGATCATTCTTGCCACCCTCGTCCGCCGCTGGCGTTTCCTGCCGGTGTCGGAACTGCCGCCGGCGACCGAGCCGCTGGTCACCCTCCGGCCAAAAGGCAGGCTCCTGCTGGCTGTTCGGCGACGAGCGCGGCCCCTCGGCAGCGCGGCGTACCGCGCAGGCGACCCCGAGAACGCGCGTTCCGACGCGCCGCTGCTCGCCGAAGCAGGAAGCGAGCCGGCGTAA